From Candidatus Syntrophoarchaeum caldarius, the proteins below share one genomic window:
- a CDS encoding RNA polymerase Rpb6, which translates to MEKYTKYEKARIIGARALQISMGAPVLVKTDEMDPIEIALLEFEKGVIPITVRRK; encoded by the coding sequence TTGGAAAAATACACAAAGTATGAGAAGGCGAGGATCATAGGGGCAAGGGCATTACAGATATCGATGGGCGCTCCAGTTTTGGTGAAAACAGATGAGATGGACCCGATTGAGATTGCACTCCTTGAGTTTGAGAAAGGAGTAATACCAATAACAGTTCGGAGGAAGTAG
- a CDS encoding Ribosomal protein L13, eukaryotic/archaeal, with translation MRNKGSKEKGPYFPRMPDQILKRTIRGMLPYKRKRGRDALARLRVCIGVPEEYSDIQPVTIEEADAGRLGTYKFTRLGDISRKLGAKFEES, from the coding sequence ATGAGGAATAAAGGCTCAAAGGAGAAGGGACCATACTTCCCAAGAATGCCTGATCAGATCTTAAAGCGAACAATAAGGGGAATGTTGCCCTACAAACGAAAGCGGGGGCGTGATGCACTCGCAAGATTGCGGGTCTGCATTGGTGTTCCCGAAGAGTACAGCGATATACAACCTGTAACGATAGAAGAAGCAGATGCTGGTCGATTGGGCACATACAAGTTCACGCGTCTTGGAGACATCTCCAGAAAGCTTGGGGCGAAGTTTGAGGAGAGCTGA
- a CDS encoding Ribosomal protein S9, archaeal, giving the protein MKKIINSSGKRKTAIARAVFKPGKGRVRIDKVPLDILRPELARLRIMEPLLIAQYTFDKDYLKGIDIDVNVRGGGFMGQANAVRTAIARGLVEWIDDIEERSQLKSAFLEFDRNLLVNDMRRKEAKKFGGRGARARKQKSYR; this is encoded by the coding sequence ATGAAAAAGATCATTAATTCAAGTGGTAAACGGAAGACTGCAATTGCAAGGGCGGTATTCAAGCCCGGAAAGGGCAGAGTGAGAATAGACAAAGTTCCACTCGATATCCTCAGGCCCGAACTTGCAAGATTGCGGATCATGGAACCGCTCCTCATAGCACAGTACACGTTTGATAAAGACTATCTCAAAGGGATTGATATTGATGTTAACGTGCGAGGCGGTGGGTTCATGGGGCAGGCAAACGCGGTGCGGACAGCGATCGCAAGAGGACTTGTTGAATGGATCGATGATATAGAAGAACGGTCCCAGTTGAAGAGTGCTTTTCTTGAATTTGACAGAAATTTGCTTGTAAACGATATGCGTCGCAAAGAAGCCAAGAAGTTTGGTGGCAGAGGCGCAAGAGCACGCAAGCAGAAATCATACCGTTGA
- a CDS encoding ATP-NAD kinase, translating to MARCKIGFLINPISGMGGSVGLKGTDGVLDLAKERGASPVAHIKAEQALENLDTPEATVFLTAAGNMGESVLKSAGITYRVIYEPPLVTSAGDTEKICRLFLDEKVDLILFCGGDGTARDVYSVVQERIPVLGIPAGVKMYSGVFALNPASARELLKAFFGGKTIMGESEILDIDEEKYREGVLDIRLFGYAKTPQMPGLIQEGKAIIHDASEEISKAEIAWFLSEIMKDDSIYILGPGTTTKAICDLLGLPKTLLGVDAVKNQKIVGVDLNESEILDLIDGEDKVTIIVSPLGRQGAILGRGNQQISARVIRKVGVENIIVVATPQKLRDLPFLFVDTGDRALDSELSGYISVVCGYRMAQRKKVLR from the coding sequence ATGGCAAGATGTAAGATCGGATTTCTAATAAACCCGATATCAGGAATGGGTGGGTCTGTTGGACTTAAGGGAACCGATGGGGTTCTTGATCTCGCAAAAGAGCGAGGGGCGTCACCTGTAGCACATATAAAAGCAGAGCAGGCACTTGAGAACCTTGATACCCCTGAAGCGACAGTATTTCTAACTGCAGCAGGGAATATGGGAGAGAGTGTTCTTAAGAGCGCTGGTATCACTTACAGAGTGATCTATGAACCGCCTCTGGTGACATCTGCCGGGGATACAGAAAAGATCTGCCGGTTGTTTCTTGATGAAAAGGTCGATCTGATCTTATTCTGTGGGGGCGATGGAACTGCAAGGGATGTATACTCGGTTGTTCAGGAGAGGATACCAGTTCTCGGGATACCCGCGGGTGTCAAGATGTACTCTGGTGTATTTGCCCTGAATCCAGCATCTGCCAGAGAGCTTTTAAAGGCGTTCTTTGGGGGGAAAACGATCATGGGGGAGTCAGAGATCCTTGATATCGATGAAGAGAAGTACAGAGAGGGCGTACTCGATATCAGGCTCTTCGGGTATGCAAAAACACCTCAGATGCCAGGACTGATTCAGGAAGGTAAAGCGATCATCCATGACGCGAGCGAGGAGATATCAAAGGCAGAGATTGCATGGTTTTTATCAGAGATCATGAAAGATGACTCGATCTATATTCTGGGACCTGGGACAACGACAAAGGCGATATGTGATCTTCTGGGACTTCCCAAGACGCTGCTTGGTGTTGATGCTGTTAAGAATCAGAAGATCGTGGGAGTGGATCTTAACGAGTCAGAGATACTTGATCTCATCGATGGAGAGGATAAGGTCACGATCATCGTAAGCCCGCTTGGAAGACAGGGTGCAATCCTTGGTCGGGGCAACCAGCAGATAAGCGCTCGTGTGATAAGAAAGGTGGGAGTTGAGAATATCATCGTTGTTGCAACCCCACAGAAGCTCAGGGATCTGCCGTTTCTTTTTGTTGATACCGGGGATCGGGCGCTTGATAGCGAGCTTAGCGGGTATATAAGCGTTGTATGCGGCTACAGGATGGCACAGAGGAAGAAGGTTCTGCGATAG
- a CDS encoding transposase (ISH16), whose translation MLKKSLKKLDELDTDLKECIIGFLDETSPQLTSNTQRLWSFNKPAVKKNTTKMRANTFGFYAINGESVVDFKENSKKESVCEFLERIRERNPEKTIVIILDNFRSHWAKKTRRKARKLNIILIFLPPYSPDLNPIEQIWRIIKRVLSPLFIKTLDELKKVISKSFYELTQRISFAEKWIKRFLNIG comes from the coding sequence ATGCTGAAGAAGAGCTTAAAAAAACTTGATGAGCTTGATACTGATCTGAAAGAATGCATTATAGGATTTCTGGATGAGACTTCACCTCAACTCACCTCAAATACCCAACGCTTGTGGTCATTCAATAAACCAGCTGTTAAGAAGAACACCACAAAGATGAGAGCAAATACCTTCGGTTTCTATGCAATAAATGGGGAGAGTGTTGTAGATTTTAAAGAAAATTCAAAGAAGGAATCTGTATGTGAGTTTCTGGAGAGGATAAGAGAAAGAAATCCAGAGAAGACCATAGTAATCATTCTTGATAACTTCAGATCACACTGGGCTAAGAAAACAAGGAGAAAAGCAAGAAAGCTGAACATAATTCTTATCTTCCTACCGCCTTACTCACCTGATCTGAATCCAATTGAGCAGATCTGGAGAATCATAAAGAGAGTTCTTTCACCACTCTTCATCAAAACATTGGATGAGCTCAAAAAAGTCATCTCGAAGAGTTTTTATGAGCTAACACAAAGGATCAGCTTTGCAGAAAAGTGGATTAAGAGGTTCTTGAATATTGGTTAA
- a CDS encoding DNA-directed RNA polymerase subunit N: MSEEVRMIPVRCFTCGKVIGGYWEEYKERRDAGEDPGDILDDMGVERYCCRRMLLTHLEIVDKFVPYQ, translated from the coding sequence TTGAGTGAAGAGGTAAGGATGATACCTGTTCGTTGTTTCACGTGTGGAAAGGTGATTGGTGGGTACTGGGAAGAATACAAAGAACGGCGCGATGCTGGCGAAGATCCGGGGGATATTCTGGATGATATGGGGGTGGAACGATACTGTTGCAGGAGGATGTTGCTCACGCATCTCGAGATCGTTGATAAGTTCGTGCCTTATCAATAA
- a CDS encoding ACT-domain-containing protein, predicted allosteric regulator of homoserine dehydrogenase has product MMRVAMEIELKDIPGQLFGALGPIADLGGNIISIAHQRDLRTPRGTIPIKITIEIDERHLDDLIARWHDVGITVMQKGEERLHESVFLILVGHIVHTDLKSTIDAVDSTGFAEVVDLTLSMPGIDEESSAGITIKATGRTEMERAIEILEQEAVNKELLLIKPLEEI; this is encoded by the coding sequence ATGATGCGGGTAGCGATGGAGATTGAGTTAAAGGATATACCTGGTCAGCTATTTGGGGCACTCGGTCCGATAGCGGATCTTGGGGGAAATATCATCAGTATTGCACACCAGCGTGATCTAAGGACCCCCAGGGGCACGATACCGATCAAGATCACGATCGAGATAGATGAGAGGCATCTTGATGATCTGATTGCACGCTGGCACGATGTCGGGATCACGGTGATGCAGAAGGGAGAGGAACGGCTCCATGAGAGTGTATTTCTCATACTGGTCGGGCACATCGTCCACACAGACCTGAAGAGCACGATCGATGCGGTGGACTCAACAGGCTTTGCAGAGGTTGTCGATCTTACACTATCAATGCCAGGGATCGATGAGGAATCATCAGCAGGAATTACGATAAAAGCGACAGGTAGGACTGAGATGGAACGTGCGATCGAGATTTTAGAACAGGAGGCTGTGAATAAAGAACTCCTCCTCATAAAGCCGCTGGAGGAGATCTGA
- a CDS encoding Transcriptional regulator TrmB produces MKVKSKVLERRRVCLEHARSISHEKGYFTIKDIVNRTGMPRSTVQDWINRLVEEGCVKLIRERDGPIPAKYVSITRTFPASSCRRIFTTVEDDLIEIFHACRSEGCLEFCEWAHGGAGGVVRHVKKEGMLLHEIVEVGKKEIDLKRYSVGVMDVYVKDGIVYQRIASRGGPAYSLTEMMQFAEGVIEVRVEDHPDYTVGTILTEALEHLTIAVDDTDRGDRGATFALTLGLLNVLSTLPGVFPISHKVAFLKPDIPHRTVGNSVSFIELAIKPQILDTVIEESVRYLKSETLSDETGMAYRIGFKENADLRAFAAKARREEVSVEDAMRVAELANVGVLEVTGRRGIIGAVAALGLSGLPSELLFDPGAAFP; encoded by the coding sequence ATGAAAGTAAAATCAAAGGTACTTGAGCGAAGAAGAGTCTGTCTCGAGCATGCAAGATCGATCTCCCATGAGAAGGGCTACTTCACGATCAAGGATATTGTCAATCGCACCGGCATGCCAAGAAGCACGGTACAGGACTGGATCAACCGTTTAGTTGAGGAAGGGTGTGTGAAGCTTATTCGGGAGCGTGATGGGCCAATTCCAGCAAAATACGTGAGTATAACCCGGACCTTTCCTGCTTCATCCTGCAGACGGATATTCACGACGGTTGAAGACGATCTGATCGAGATATTTCATGCATGCAGAAGCGAGGGGTGCCTTGAGTTCTGTGAATGGGCACATGGTGGAGCGGGAGGAGTTGTCCGTCATGTCAAAAAAGAAGGAATGTTGCTCCATGAGATCGTTGAGGTTGGAAAAAAGGAGATAGACCTCAAAAGGTACTCCGTTGGCGTGATGGATGTTTATGTCAAGGATGGAATTGTTTATCAACGGATCGCATCAAGAGGCGGTCCTGCCTACTCACTGACCGAGATGATGCAATTTGCTGAGGGTGTAATCGAGGTGAGGGTTGAAGATCATCCAGATTATACAGTGGGCACAATCCTGACCGAGGCGTTAGAACATCTCACAATTGCTGTTGATGATACAGATAGGGGCGATCGGGGTGCGACGTTTGCGTTAACCCTTGGACTTTTGAATGTACTATCAACGCTACCTGGTGTCTTCCCAATCTCCCACAAGGTTGCATTCCTCAAACCTGATATCCCACACAGAACGGTTGGAAACTCGGTTAGCTTCATCGAACTTGCGATAAAGCCGCAGATACTTGATACAGTGATCGAGGAGTCTGTGAGGTACTTAAAGTCTGAAACGCTCTCTGATGAGACGGGAATGGCATACAGAATCGGCTTCAAGGAGAACGCTGATCTGCGGGCGTTTGCAGCGAAGGCGCGGCGTGAAGAGGTGAGTGTTGAAGATGCGATGCGTGTGGCAGAACTTGCCAACGTTGGCGTTCTTGAGGTTACGGGCAGACGGGGTATCATCGGTGCTGTTGCTGCACTCGGGCTTTCAGGGCTTCCTTCCGAACTGCTCTTTGATCCAGGGGCGGCGTTTCCATGA
- a CDS encoding 50S ribosomal protein L18e: MMKRVKTNPVLLGLINQLIELARENDAPIWRDLSKRLQKPSRNMAEVNLKHINRHTSADDVVVVPGKVLGSGVIDHPVTVAAFKFSERARATLMEQGRAISILELTKENPGGKGVKILE; encoded by the coding sequence ATGATGAAAAGAGTCAAGACCAATCCTGTCCTGCTTGGGCTGATCAATCAGTTGATAGAGTTAGCAAGGGAGAACGATGCGCCCATCTGGCGTGACCTCTCAAAAAGACTCCAGAAACCCAGTCGAAATATGGCTGAGGTCAATCTTAAGCATATAAATAGACATACCTCTGCGGATGATGTTGTGGTGGTACCGGGAAAAGTGCTTGGTAGTGGTGTGATTGATCATCCCGTCACAGTAGCTGCATTTAAATTCTCGGAACGGGCAAGAGCCACCCTGATGGAACAGGGGAGAGCAATCAGTATATTAGAGCTTACAAAGGAGAATCCAGGTGGAAAGGGGGTAAAAATCCTTGAGTAA
- a CDS encoding membrane protein — protein sequence MGDVDIVCGRRYVTGIVNRKEVIIPVLIFLAMIAPRGVFSIAEYFGVDLPFVPMMSGWILTITILPLAFALFYKDVSPVIAFFGCSIGYILGIAGDAFVLGLTYPGEFLDGMWWTVEYILQDNLFGSDASFHVVEILALGLIGVGATRTYSDKISNLILIIGSAIWIFMPVRGLFMFLMREAI from the coding sequence GTGGGAGACGTTGATATTGTCTGTGGACGCAGGTATGTAACAGGAATTGTGAATAGAAAAGAGGTGATAATTCCAGTCCTTATCTTTTTAGCCATGATAGCTCCAAGAGGCGTTTTCAGCATTGCTGAGTACTTTGGCGTAGATCTGCCCTTTGTGCCGATGATGAGTGGGTGGATTCTCACTATAACAATCCTGCCGCTTGCGTTTGCACTCTTCTATAAGGATGTATCGCCCGTAATAGCCTTCTTTGGCTGCTCGATAGGATACATCTTGGGAATAGCAGGGGATGCGTTTGTTCTTGGATTGACATATCCAGGTGAATTTCTCGATGGTATGTGGTGGACGGTGGAATATATTCTTCAAGATAATCTATTTGGATCCGATGCGTCTTTTCATGTCGTTGAGATACTGGCTCTTGGGTTGATCGGGGTAGGTGCAACGAGGACATATTCTGATAAGATCAGTAACCTCATTTTGATAATAGGATCTGCAATATGGATTTTTATGCCTGTACGTGGACTATTCATGTTTCTCATGAGAGAGGCGATATGA
- a CDS encoding NADP oxidoreductase has product MEIIEGIKVPTYMESSFADLESKVINRGKCCLCGACIAFCPRIEVVDDVPQLVDYDALCGMCYTHCPRSFLDISAIEEGLFGETRTDELIGVNNGIFAARGNDPTLKKSVQDGGAVTALIKYTLDKGVLDAVVATGLSDDAPWKPVPVVLTDSSDVIKVAGSKYSLSPTIVGVKEAIDEGFEKIGVVGLPCNIQALRNIQVSKEPYQIGIEKVKLMIGLFCMENFRYDDLMTRFVKKVLKVNLEDVVKFEMREGSFWVTTGDTTYSVLIKELDKYAAEGCRYCRDFTAELSDISIGSVGSDHGWSTVIRRSEAGTRIFEDAIIDGYLEVANIAGTDLIKGLSRYKKEKAK; this is encoded by the coding sequence ATGGAAATCATTGAGGGAATAAAAGTTCCAACCTACATGGAATCAAGTTTTGCCGATCTTGAATCCAAGGTGATTAACCGTGGGAAATGCTGTCTCTGCGGAGCATGCATCGCGTTCTGCCCCAGAATTGAGGTGGTGGATGATGTTCCACAGCTTGTTGATTATGACGCACTCTGTGGGATGTGTTACACACACTGCCCACGATCTTTTCTTGATATTTCAGCGATTGAAGAGGGGTTATTTGGGGAAACCAGGACAGATGAGCTTATTGGTGTAAATAATGGGATATTTGCAGCCCGTGGAAACGATCCGACGTTAAAGAAAAGTGTACAGGACGGAGGCGCGGTCACAGCACTGATCAAATATACACTCGATAAGGGAGTGCTCGATGCCGTGGTTGCAACGGGATTGAGTGATGATGCACCATGGAAGCCTGTGCCTGTTGTGCTGACCGATTCTTCAGATGTTATCAAGGTTGCAGGCTCAAAGTACTCGCTCTCGCCAACTATCGTTGGGGTAAAGGAGGCGATAGATGAGGGGTTTGAGAAGATCGGAGTTGTCGGACTTCCCTGTAATATCCAGGCATTGAGAAATATTCAGGTATCAAAAGAGCCATACCAGATCGGGATCGAGAAAGTCAAGCTCATGATAGGGCTTTTCTGCATGGAAAACTTCAGATACGATGACCTGATGACTAGGTTTGTGAAGAAGGTTCTGAAGGTGAATCTTGAGGATGTTGTGAAGTTTGAGATGCGTGAGGGCAGCTTCTGGGTGACAACTGGTGATACGACATACTCTGTTCTGATAAAAGAACTCGATAAGTATGCAGCAGAGGGATGCAGGTACTGCAGGGATTTTACAGCAGAACTTTCAGATATCTCGATCGGTTCGGTTGGTTCGGATCATGGCTGGTCAACCGTGATAAGGAGAAGTGAAGCTGGTACAAGGATCTTTGAGGATGCAATCATAGATGGCTATCTTGAGGTTGCAAATATCGCAGGTACAGATTTGATCAAAGGTCTTTCAAGGTATAAGAAGGAGAAAGCAAAATGA
- a CDS encoding Deoxycytidylate deaminase, giving the protein MNGDTSNHRIGWDDYWMKITQDISLRSTCVRRKIGAVIVKDTIIISTGYNGAPRGFPHCIERGCIRDELGIQSGTRHEICFGVHAEQNALLQAGRDAAGGTLYVNAYPCKICAKMILNASIKEVVISGTYSDREGIELLREGGVKVKFLESKGKKI; this is encoded by the coding sequence ATGAATGGAGATACCAGCAATCACCGGATCGGATGGGACGATTACTGGATGAAGATCACCCAGGACATCTCGCTTCGCTCAACATGCGTGAGGCGCAAGATAGGGGCCGTGATCGTGAAGGATACTATTATCATTTCAACAGGGTACAACGGTGCACCGAGGGGTTTTCCACACTGTATCGAGCGGGGTTGCATCAGAGATGAGCTTGGGATCCAATCAGGTACACGCCATGAGATCTGTTTTGGTGTTCACGCCGAGCAAAATGCTTTGCTTCAGGCAGGAAGGGACGCAGCTGGTGGGACGCTCTACGTCAATGCTTATCCGTGCAAGATCTGCGCAAAGATGATCCTGAATGCCTCGATCAAGGAGGTAGTAATCTCGGGAACGTACTCAGATAGAGAGGGGATCGAGCTTCTCAGAGAAGGTGGTGTGAAGGTTAAGTTTCTTGAAAGTAAAGGCAAAAAAATTTAA
- a CDS encoding homoserine dehydrogenase, whose product MKRVDIIIIGFGTVGRGLATIIRKNGSLARDRFGVDIRIVGIADLRGSMMDSDGLDIDDALEWKCEISPVNSIELISKGEYDLMVETTPSDVTTGEPAFTHIKTALNLGKAVVTSNKGPIALYYRELMELSERTGSPFRFEASVGGAMPIINLIRDNLAGNQILGIKGIFNGTCNYILTRMAEEGLPYEYVLSEAQSLGIAEADPSYDVDGIDTAEKLTILANAVMGMDIAYHDVSVEGIRRITPDTLKLALDKGYVVKLIGEAVNGKIEVAPRLVPRDHPFALMRGTLNIAEITTDLSGPITVMGRGAGAIEAASAIFSDIISIYRSEQ is encoded by the coding sequence ATGAAGCGAGTCGATATTATAATAATTGGCTTTGGTACTGTAGGACGTGGGCTTGCAACGATTATAAGAAAGAACGGAAGCCTTGCACGTGATCGATTTGGGGTTGATATCAGGATTGTGGGTATCGCCGATCTTCGCGGTTCGATGATGGATTCTGATGGGCTTGATATCGATGACGCACTCGAATGGAAGTGTGAAATCTCGCCTGTGAATAGTATCGAGCTTATATCAAAGGGTGAATACGATCTCATGGTTGAGACAACACCTTCAGATGTTACAACCGGTGAACCTGCTTTTACCCACATAAAAACAGCATTGAATCTGGGAAAAGCTGTTGTAACCTCAAATAAAGGTCCTATAGCTCTCTACTATCGTGAACTTATGGAGCTTTCTGAAAGAACGGGTTCTCCTTTCAGGTTTGAGGCATCTGTCGGTGGTGCGATGCCGATCATAAATTTGATCAGGGATAACCTTGCTGGAAATCAGATACTTGGAATCAAAGGAATCTTCAACGGCACATGCAACTATATCCTTACAAGAATGGCAGAGGAGGGGTTACCTTATGAGTATGTGCTTTCAGAGGCTCAATCGCTTGGGATTGCAGAGGCAGACCCGTCTTATGATGTTGATGGAATTGACACCGCCGAAAAGCTGACAATCCTTGCAAACGCAGTCATGGGCATGGATATTGCGTACCACGATGTCTCGGTTGAGGGGATCAGGCGGATCACACCAGACACACTCAAACTCGCACTTGATAAGGGTTATGTGGTAAAACTGATCGGTGAAGCTGTAAACGGCAAGATTGAAGTTGCACCAAGACTTGTTCCAAGAGATCACCCGTTTGCACTGATGCGCGGGACGCTTAACATCGCAGAGATCACCACAGACCTTTCAGGGCCTATCACCGTGATGGGGAGGGGTGCTGGTGCGATAGAGGCGGCGAGCGCGATATTCAGCGATATTATAAGTATATATCGATCAGAGCAATGA
- a CDS encoding histidinol dehydrogenase, producing the protein MTNGKAGNMAITVETLMSLNEDALDQLFNRSAEYLDFMDIVAEIVETVRKVGDKAVWDYTKKFDDVNIDQIEVDRYEIESAREMVDSEILKHLELAHKNILAYHLRQKEREFWMDEITDGIVLGQKRVPISSAGAYVPAGYPSTALMTVTPAKVAGVPQIVVATPPRRDGSIDPLLLVAADMAGADRIFKVGGAQAIGALSCGTETVPKVSKIVGPGNVYVTAAKIYVRSKGYCEIDFPAGPSEILILADAGANADWIIADMRAQEEHDKMAVSLLLTTSERIASEVSTAIDSSQSRIFLINTLKEGIEFINRYAPEHLEILTEDPLKILEEITSAGSIFLGGYSPVAAGDYASGTNHALPTAGYGRVFSGLSLDSFMKTMSIQMLTKRGLERIKDATVALARYEGFDEHARSIIARFSTEE; encoded by the coding sequence TTGACCAATGGAAAAGCTGGTAACATGGCTATAACTGTCGAGACCTTGATGAGTTTGAATGAGGATGCACTGGATCAACTTTTCAATCGGAGCGCAGAATATCTTGATTTTATGGATATCGTCGCAGAAATCGTTGAGACGGTCAGAAAGGTGGGTGACAAGGCAGTTTGGGACTACACAAAGAAATTTGACGACGTGAATATTGATCAAATTGAAGTTGATAGATATGAGATTGAATCGGCACGAGAAATGGTTGATTCTGAGATTCTCAAGCATCTTGAGCTTGCTCACAAAAATATTCTTGCTTACCACCTGCGCCAGAAAGAAAGAGAATTCTGGATGGATGAGATCACGGATGGAATCGTACTTGGCCAGAAGCGTGTTCCGATAAGTTCTGCTGGCGCTTATGTACCTGCAGGTTATCCTTCCACCGCGCTCATGACTGTAACTCCTGCAAAGGTCGCGGGTGTCCCCCAGATCGTTGTTGCAACGCCTCCACGGCGTGATGGATCGATCGATCCGCTTCTTCTTGTGGCAGCAGATATGGCAGGAGCAGACAGGATATTCAAGGTGGGTGGCGCGCAGGCAATTGGGGCATTATCATGCGGAACCGAGACAGTTCCAAAAGTTTCAAAGATCGTTGGTCCTGGGAATGTTTATGTAACTGCAGCAAAGATCTATGTTAGATCAAAGGGGTACTGTGAGATCGACTTTCCTGCAGGACCCTCTGAGATATTGATACTTGCAGATGCAGGCGCCAATGCAGATTGGATTATCGCAGATATGCGGGCACAGGAAGAACATGATAAAATGGCAGTTTCGTTACTTCTTACAACATCAGAAAGAATCGCATCAGAGGTTTCAACTGCAATCGATAGCTCACAGTCAAGGATCTTTCTGATCAATACGCTCAAAGAAGGGATTGAGTTCATAAACCGCTATGCACCCGAACATCTTGAGATTTTGACCGAAGATCCGCTTAAGATCCTTGAAGAGATCACATCTGCAGGTTCGATCTTTCTCGGAGGTTACTCGCCTGTTGCAGCAGGGGACTATGCATCAGGAACAAACCACGCCCTTCCAACAGCAGGTTATGGCAGGGTCTTCTCAGGACTTTCACTCGATTCATTTATGAAGACGATGAGCATACAGATGCTTACAAAACGCGGGCTTGAAAGGATCAAAGATGCCACGGTGGCACTTGCGAGATATGAAGGCTTTGATGAACATGCCAGGTCTATAATTGCACGGTTCAGTACGGAGGAATAA
- a CDS encoding enolase, producing MIPVEKIFLRKIQDSRGNPTVEAEILTQEGWGQAAAPSGASTGTYEAKVIPVDDAIAKAESNVIPKLTGCDVLDQRQIDKTLHEIDGTDDFSNIGGNVAVAISMAAAKAAASSLGIPLYRYIGGAFSSIPHPLGNVIGGGVHAKGATDIQEFLSIPVGSEHAVDSVFANAKVHRRVKELLTAKGITCAKGDEGAWAPPITNEDALELMAEATGAISDEMGFEIRIGLDVAASELWDGEAYRYRDKSRSRDEQIAYLGELIDRYKIYYLEDPLDEEDFEGFATLTSSVKCIICGDDLFVTNPERIKRGIEMGASNCVLIKPNQIGTLTDTFDAIHLAVSNGYACVISHRSGETTDNTIAHLAVGLNAPIIKTGVVGGERIAKLNELIRIEEEISS from the coding sequence ATGATACCGGTTGAGAAGATTTTTTTGCGGAAGATACAGGATAGTCGAGGGAATCCAACGGTTGAGGCTGAAATCTTAACTCAGGAAGGATGGGGTCAGGCTGCTGCGCCAAGCGGTGCAAGCACAGGAACATACGAAGCAAAAGTGATCCCTGTGGATGATGCAATCGCAAAGGCAGAGAGTAACGTGATCCCCAAACTTACAGGATGCGATGTGCTTGATCAGAGGCAGATTGATAAAACGCTCCATGAGATTGATGGAACTGATGACTTCTCAAATATAGGTGGAAACGTCGCTGTCGCAATCTCGATGGCTGCTGCAAAGGCGGCTGCATCATCACTTGGTATACCCCTCTATCGCTACATCGGTGGTGCCTTCTCCTCCATTCCACATCCACTTGGAAACGTGATAGGTGGCGGTGTCCATGCCAAAGGCGCCACAGACATACAGGAGTTTTTATCCATTCCCGTTGGGTCAGAACACGCTGTAGATTCTGTATTTGCAAACGCAAAGGTTCACAGGCGCGTGAAAGAGCTTCTCACAGCAAAGGGCATAACCTGTGCCAAAGGGGACGAGGGCGCATGGGCACCACCAATCACAAATGAAGACGCTCTTGAACTGATGGCCGAGGCAACAGGTGCGATCAGTGACGAGATGGGTTTTGAGATCAGGATCGGGCTTGACGTTGCAGCATCAGAGCTATGGGATGGAGAAGCCTACAGATACAGGGATAAGTCAAGATCTCGGGATGAACAGATCGCATATCTGGGAGAACTTATTGATCGCTATAAAATATATTATCTCGAAGATCCACTCGATGAAGAGGATTTTGAGGGGTTTGCAACACTCACATCGTCTGTCAAATGTATTATATGTGGCGACGATCTTTTTGTTACAAATCCGGAGCGAATAAAGCGTGGAATTGAGATGGGAGCTTCAAATTGTGTTCTGATCAAGCCCAACCAGATCGGAACGCTCACTGATACATTCGATGCGATTCATCTTGCGGTCTCGAATGGTTATGCATGTGTCATCTCGCATCGATCGGGCGAGACCACCGATAATACGATCGCACACCTTGCCGTGGGCCTGAATGCCCCGATCATAAAGACCGGGGTTGTCGGAGGCGAACGGATCGCAAAACTCAACGAGCTTATAAGGATCGAGGAAGAGATATCTTCCTGA